In one Fodinicola acaciae genomic region, the following are encoded:
- a CDS encoding protein kinase domain-containing protein yields MTDGDPRQIGPYAVLNRLGAGGMGVVYLGRSAGGRLVAIKVVRSRFARDPEFRARFAREVSAARAVSGAFTAAVIDADTEADSPWLVTAFVPGLALDDALDTFGPFPPPTVRALAASLAEALQSIHAAGLVHRDLKPSNVLLSSEGPRVIDFGIARAADDSKLTQTGTMIGSPAFMSPEQASGYQVGPASDVFSLGVLLAYAATGTEPFSGDGPSHAQLYRIIFTDPNLDGLTEPWLRQLVAGCLAKEPAHRPTPAQILAFLNANAPQPAGDWLPPPVAAAIAAQVRRAHHVPAPDAVSADHVSVRKVSRRAVLLSAAGAVVAAAGAGATALALAGRRTPTPRPSPAKPVPAAVSRWQAQVSGLQPALTAVAGKVVAGTDGKQLVAFDVTTGKRAWTFNVGAAILAWPLASGDLVCVATARTVFGVSAADGKQRWRYTIGQDDAGTDHTEAGALVTSSTDILVLLTTTSSVAFTYFVDAKTGKELDYAINNHQNVASSGRILYETFTEDPQRGVTAEDLSTGKDIWKQGLGTSTPLVVGDTVVVNDGSSFFGYDARTGAARWHAPVSELDSGNAPVAAGTTVCFSYEGGTIGALDAKTGRQRWSAAGSKVGVNFLVAADNQVYAVRTDQSITAYALASGAALYAVHSAREVKSAAAVNGILTYGTADGFLHAVASPS; encoded by the coding sequence TTGACCGACGGCGACCCGCGCCAGATCGGACCGTACGCGGTGCTCAACCGGCTCGGCGCCGGCGGCATGGGGGTCGTCTATCTCGGCCGGTCGGCCGGCGGCCGGCTGGTCGCGATCAAGGTCGTACGGTCGCGTTTCGCGCGTGATCCGGAGTTTCGCGCGCGGTTCGCCCGCGAGGTGTCCGCGGCGCGCGCGGTCAGCGGTGCATTCACGGCTGCCGTCATCGACGCCGACACCGAGGCCGACTCGCCGTGGCTGGTCACCGCTTTCGTGCCAGGCCTCGCACTCGACGACGCGCTGGACACCTTCGGACCGTTCCCGCCGCCGACCGTACGCGCGCTGGCGGCGAGCCTGGCCGAGGCGCTGCAGTCGATCCACGCGGCCGGGCTGGTGCACCGCGATCTCAAGCCGTCCAACGTGTTGCTGTCCAGCGAAGGGCCGCGGGTCATCGACTTCGGCATCGCGCGCGCCGCCGACGACAGCAAGCTCACCCAGACCGGCACGATGATCGGCTCGCCGGCTTTCATGTCGCCGGAGCAGGCGTCCGGCTATCAGGTCGGTCCGGCCTCGGACGTGTTCTCGCTCGGCGTGCTGCTGGCGTACGCGGCGACCGGCACCGAGCCGTTCAGCGGTGACGGTCCGTCGCACGCGCAGCTCTACCGGATCATCTTCACCGACCCCAACCTGGATGGGTTGACCGAGCCGTGGCTGCGGCAGCTGGTCGCCGGCTGCCTGGCCAAGGAACCGGCACACCGGCCGACGCCGGCGCAGATTTTGGCTTTCTTGAACGCGAACGCGCCGCAGCCGGCCGGCGACTGGCTGCCGCCGCCGGTGGCCGCCGCGATCGCCGCGCAGGTCCGCCGCGCGCATCACGTACCAGCGCCTGACGCCGTGTCCGCCGACCACGTCTCGGTCAGGAAGGTGTCGCGTCGCGCGGTGCTGCTGTCCGCCGCCGGTGCCGTCGTCGCCGCAGCCGGTGCCGGCGCCACCGCTCTCGCGCTCGCCGGCCGGCGTACGCCGACACCGCGACCGTCGCCGGCCAAACCGGTGCCGGCGGCGGTTTCTCGTTGGCAGGCTCAGGTTTCCGGTCTGCAGCCGGCGTTGACCGCGGTGGCCGGCAAGGTGGTCGCCGGCACGGACGGCAAGCAGCTGGTCGCTTTCGACGTGACCACCGGGAAACGCGCGTGGACGTTCAACGTCGGCGCCGCCATCCTCGCGTGGCCGCTGGCCAGCGGCGACCTGGTCTGTGTCGCCACGGCGCGTACGGTCTTCGGAGTGTCAGCGGCCGACGGCAAACAGCGCTGGCGCTACACCATCGGCCAGGACGATGCCGGCACCGACCACACGGAGGCCGGCGCACTGGTCACCTCCAGCACCGACATTCTCGTACTCCTGACGACGACGTCATCGGTCGCCTTCACCTACTTCGTGGACGCGAAAACCGGGAAAGAGCTCGATTACGCGATCAACAACCACCAGAACGTGGCGAGTTCCGGCCGGATCCTGTACGAGACGTTCACCGAGGACCCGCAACGCGGCGTCACGGCCGAAGACCTGAGCACCGGCAAGGACATCTGGAAGCAGGGGCTCGGCACGTCGACGCCGCTGGTGGTCGGCGACACCGTGGTGGTCAACGACGGCAGCAGCTTCTTCGGCTACGACGCGCGCACCGGTGCGGCTCGGTGGCACGCACCGGTCAGCGAGCTGGACAGCGGCAACGCGCCGGTCGCGGCCGGCACGACGGTGTGTTTTTCCTACGAAGGCGGCACGATCGGCGCGCTGGACGCGAAAACCGGCCGGCAGCGCTGGTCGGCCGCCGGCTCCAAGGTCGGCGTCAACTTTCTGGTGGCCGCCGACAACCAGGTCTATGCCGTACGCACCGACCAGAGCATCACCGCGTACGCGCTGGCCAGCGGCGCCGCTCTTTACGCGGTCCACTCGGCCAGGGAGGTCAAGAGCGCGGCCGCCGTCAACGGCATCCTGACGTACGGGACCGCCGACGGCTTCCTGCACGCGGTCGCCTCCCCGTCGTAG
- a CDS encoding PQQ-binding-like beta-propeller repeat protein: MGWQPLTRSDPRTVGGYALLARLGSGGMGAVYLGRSAGGRLVAVKVVHEDLAAAPPFRERFAREVAAARAVSGAYTAPVVDADPAAAAPWLATAYLPGITLQEAVTKHGPLPSVWPLAAGLAEALAAVHRAGVVHRDLTPSNVLLLADGPRVIDFGIARAADGTAVTRTTGFIGSPAFLAPEYVNGQTSGPAGDMFSFGAVLAYAATGRVPFGEGPPHLLLYRVVHERPDLSAVTDLHLRGLLAACLDRDPRARPTPEQILATLGSVARPDGKWLPDAVLSDLAELTRAAEHPPTPADDRVHQSADATARGRRISRRALLAAGAGAAVVALCAGTGTGTYELVEAAQTNRWIFKKGGAIALAGGLLFVATSDSTLYALDAITGTTRWQAGLNSAGTLNVVVAHDIVYVLKQRGVEVFRVSDGQNPWAQSTPATGMATVAGANMYFTDDTGVNAVDATTGEYRWRYAAREVGFITPVVSGSLVVAAGFDGTVYGIDAQSGQALWTFKATGQFSEAGLAADAKRCYFGGGNGPLLAVDLQTGKQAWSAPAGSSSSPLLIGDTIYAGESSGNLLAYDAATGKQRWPFPGQQGTDNSGSEGVPTVIGDTAVFYGAPRQLYAINTKTGVRKWDFDLGDTSLSETPPAVLDGVVYATSDKLLAIDVRTGKQIASRPVGDLPERTLASMDTVYVASLEDVTAVKAVR, encoded by the coding sequence TTGGGTTGGCAGCCGCTGACGCGGTCCGATCCGCGTACGGTCGGCGGGTACGCGCTGTTGGCGCGGCTGGGGTCCGGCGGGATGGGTGCGGTCTACCTCGGCCGGTCGGCCGGCGGCCGGCTGGTCGCGGTCAAGGTGGTGCACGAGGACCTGGCCGCCGCGCCGCCGTTTCGTGAGCGCTTCGCGCGCGAGGTGGCCGCCGCGCGCGCGGTGAGTGGCGCGTACACGGCACCGGTGGTCGACGCCGATCCGGCGGCCGCGGCGCCGTGGCTGGCGACCGCGTATCTGCCGGGCATCACGCTCCAGGAGGCGGTCACCAAGCACGGTCCGTTGCCGTCCGTGTGGCCGCTGGCCGCCGGCCTCGCCGAGGCACTCGCGGCGGTGCACCGAGCCGGGGTGGTCCACCGCGACCTGACGCCGTCAAACGTGTTGTTGCTGGCCGACGGGCCGCGCGTGATCGACTTCGGCATCGCGCGGGCCGCGGATGGTACGGCGGTGACGCGTACGACCGGCTTCATCGGGTCGCCGGCGTTCCTCGCGCCGGAGTACGTGAACGGCCAGACCAGCGGTCCGGCCGGCGACATGTTCTCCTTCGGCGCGGTGCTCGCGTACGCGGCGACCGGCCGGGTGCCGTTCGGCGAGGGTCCGCCGCACCTGCTGCTCTATCGCGTCGTCCACGAGCGGCCGGATCTGAGCGCGGTCACCGACCTGCACCTGCGCGGCCTACTGGCGGCCTGCCTGGACCGCGATCCGCGAGCCCGGCCCACTCCGGAGCAGATCCTCGCGACGCTCGGCTCGGTCGCGCGGCCGGACGGCAAGTGGCTGCCGGACGCCGTACTGTCCGACCTCGCCGAGCTCACCCGCGCCGCCGAGCATCCACCGACACCGGCCGACGACCGCGTGCACCAGTCGGCCGACGCGACCGCGCGCGGCCGGCGGATCAGCCGGCGCGCGTTGCTGGCGGCCGGCGCGGGCGCGGCGGTCGTCGCGCTCTGCGCGGGGACCGGCACCGGAACGTACGAGCTGGTGGAAGCCGCGCAGACCAACCGGTGGATCTTCAAGAAAGGTGGCGCGATCGCGCTGGCCGGCGGCCTGCTTTTCGTCGCCACCTCGGACAGCACGTTGTACGCGTTGGACGCGATCACCGGAACAACGCGATGGCAGGCCGGCCTGAACTCGGCCGGCACGCTCAACGTGGTCGTCGCGCACGACATCGTCTACGTGCTGAAGCAACGCGGAGTCGAGGTTTTTCGGGTCAGTGACGGGCAAAACCCGTGGGCGCAGTCGACGCCGGCGACCGGCATGGCGACCGTCGCCGGCGCCAACATGTATTTCACCGACGACACCGGCGTCAACGCGGTCGACGCGACGACCGGCGAATACCGCTGGCGATACGCGGCCAGGGAGGTCGGCTTCATCACGCCGGTCGTGAGCGGATCCCTGGTCGTGGCGGCCGGCTTCGACGGCACCGTCTACGGCATCGACGCGCAGAGCGGCCAGGCGTTGTGGACCTTCAAGGCGACCGGCCAGTTCAGCGAGGCGGGCCTGGCCGCCGACGCGAAACGCTGCTATTTCGGCGGCGGCAACGGACCGCTGCTGGCGGTCGACCTGCAGACCGGCAAACAGGCGTGGAGCGCGCCGGCCGGCTCCAGCTCGTCGCCGCTGCTGATCGGCGACACCATCTACGCCGGCGAGTCCAGCGGCAACCTGCTCGCGTACGACGCCGCCACCGGCAAGCAGCGGTGGCCGTTTCCGGGCCAGCAGGGCACCGACAACTCCGGCTCCGAAGGCGTGCCGACGGTGATTGGCGACACCGCGGTCTTCTATGGTGCGCCGCGGCAGCTTTACGCCATCAACACGAAAACCGGTGTCCGCAAATGGGACTTCGACCTCGGTGACACCTCGCTTTCCGAGACGCCGCCGGCGGTGCTCGACGGTGTCGTCTACGCGACCAGCGACAAGCTCCTCGCGATCGACGTGCGCACCGGCAAGCAGATCGCCTCGCGGCCGGTCGGCGACCTGCCGGAGCGTACGTTGGCCAGCATGGACACCGTCTACGTCGCGTCGCTGGAGGACGTGACTGCCGTGAAGGCCGTCCGTTGA
- a CDS encoding RNA polymerase sigma factor, whose protein sequence is MTAADRTSVRTDVIRSTVDDLASRAAAAGSITSAEIARVLDAAGLDTSQSKKVLQALSQAGVTVVVDGSAPTRSRTVAARSATSSRSTTAKATTDKPAADKPPAKKAAKSAAKPAAKKTAAPKKAGEDGEPPVDGEDIDPVDLTDEDLDVSLDDVDLGEDEVVAEDDSDDESEESEESQSGDGKSVAVDETIVINQNSEDEDDSEDEEEEESAALKQARRDAELTASADSVRAYLKQIGKVALLNAEEEVDLAKRIEAGLYAAERLRQSEDTNQKMSPQMRRDLRWIVRDGERAKNHLLEANLRLVVSLAKRYTGRGMAFLDLIQEGNLGLIRAVEKFDYTKGYKFSTYATWWIRQAITRAMADQARTIRIPVHMVEVINKLGRIQRELLQDLGREPTPEELAKEMDISPEKVLEIQQYAREPISLDQTIGDEGDSQLGDFIEDSEAVVAVDAVSFTLLQDQLTSVLQTLSEREAGVVRLRFGLTDGQPRTLDEIGQVYGVTRERIRQIESKTMSKLRHPSRSQVLRDYLD, encoded by the coding sequence GTGACAGCAGCTGACCGCACATCCGTTCGTACCGATGTCATCCGGTCGACCGTCGATGATCTCGCTTCCCGCGCCGCTGCCGCGGGTTCGATCACGTCCGCGGAGATCGCCCGCGTCCTGGACGCGGCCGGTCTGGACACCAGCCAGAGCAAGAAGGTGCTCCAGGCGCTCAGCCAGGCCGGGGTGACCGTCGTGGTGGACGGCTCCGCTCCGACCCGGTCCCGTACGGTGGCGGCCCGGTCCGCCACCTCGTCCCGGAGCACCACGGCCAAAGCCACCACCGACAAGCCGGCCGCCGACAAACCGCCGGCGAAGAAGGCCGCGAAGTCGGCGGCCAAGCCGGCCGCGAAGAAGACCGCCGCGCCGAAGAAGGCCGGCGAGGACGGCGAACCGCCGGTCGACGGCGAGGACATCGACCCGGTGGACCTCACCGACGAGGACCTGGACGTGTCGCTGGACGACGTCGACCTCGGTGAGGACGAGGTCGTCGCCGAGGACGACTCGGACGATGAGTCCGAGGAGTCCGAGGAGAGCCAGAGCGGCGACGGCAAGAGCGTCGCGGTCGACGAGACGATCGTCATCAACCAGAACTCCGAGGACGAGGACGACTCCGAGGACGAGGAAGAGGAGGAGTCCGCGGCGCTCAAGCAGGCGCGCCGGGACGCCGAGCTCACCGCCTCCGCCGACTCGGTCCGCGCGTACCTGAAGCAGATCGGCAAGGTCGCGCTGCTCAACGCCGAGGAGGAGGTCGACCTCGCCAAGCGGATCGAGGCCGGCCTGTACGCGGCCGAGCGGCTGCGCCAGTCCGAGGACACCAACCAGAAGATGTCCCCGCAGATGCGCCGCGACCTGCGGTGGATCGTCCGGGACGGCGAGCGCGCCAAGAACCACCTGCTGGAGGCCAACCTGCGGCTGGTGGTGTCGCTGGCCAAGCGCTACACCGGCCGCGGCATGGCGTTCCTGGACCTGATCCAGGAGGGCAACCTGGGTCTGATCCGCGCGGTGGAGAAGTTCGACTACACCAAGGGTTACAAGTTCTCCACGTACGCGACGTGGTGGATCCGGCAGGCGATCACCCGGGCGATGGCCGACCAGGCGCGGACGATCCGCATCCCGGTGCACATGGTGGAGGTCATCAACAAGCTCGGCCGCATACAGCGTGAGCTGCTGCAGGACCTCGGCCGCGAGCCGACTCCGGAAGAGCTGGCCAAGGAGATGGACATCTCGCCGGAGAAGGTGCTGGAGATCCAGCAGTACGCGCGCGAGCCGATCTCGCTGGACCAGACCATCGGCGACGAGGGCGACTCGCAGCTGGGTGACTTCATCGAGGACTCCGAGGCGGTCGTCGCGGTCGACGCGGTCAGCTTCACGCTGCTGCAGGACCAGCTCACCTCGGTGCTGCAGACGCTGTCCGAGCGCGAGGCCGGCGTCGTACGGCTGCGCTTCGGCCTGACCGACGGCCAGCCACGCACGCTGGACGAGATCGGCCAGGTCTACGGCGTGACCCGCGAGCGGATCCGGCAGATTGAGTCCAAGACGATGTCCAAGCTGCGCCACCCGTCCCGGTCGCAGGTGCTGCGCGACTACCTGGACTGA
- the ppgK gene encoding polyphosphate--glucose phosphotransferase yields MAQAFGVDVGGTGIKAAVVDLDSGQLVTERVRVETPKGGKPKPVVETIAGLVADAKWDGPLGVAFPAVIRHGVAHSAANVDKHWIGTDVAQLVEDATKVRPTVLNDADAAGLAEIRHGAGAGVDGVVLVLTLGTGIGSALFVDGTLVPNTELGHLELDGHDAERKAAELAREREGLSWKQWAHRVEHYLKHVDALLWPDLVLLGGGVSKVADKWLPYIDVRPPVKPASLRNEAGIVGAAMATADPVAGR; encoded by the coding sequence ATGGCGCAAGCCTTCGGGGTGGACGTTGGCGGCACCGGCATCAAGGCCGCGGTGGTCGACCTGGACAGTGGCCAGCTGGTCACCGAGCGGGTCAGGGTGGAGACGCCGAAAGGTGGCAAACCCAAGCCGGTGGTGGAGACGATCGCCGGCCTGGTCGCGGACGCCAAGTGGGACGGCCCGCTCGGGGTCGCCTTCCCCGCGGTGATCCGGCACGGCGTCGCGCATTCGGCGGCCAACGTGGACAAACATTGGATCGGCACCGACGTGGCGCAGCTGGTCGAGGACGCGACCAAGGTGCGGCCGACCGTCCTCAACGACGCCGACGCCGCCGGCCTCGCCGAGATCCGGCACGGCGCGGGTGCCGGAGTCGACGGCGTCGTACTCGTGCTGACCCTCGGCACCGGCATCGGCAGCGCGCTGTTCGTCGACGGCACGCTGGTGCCCAACACCGAGCTCGGCCACCTCGAGCTGGACGGCCACGACGCCGAGCGGAAAGCGGCGGAGCTGGCCAGAGAGCGCGAGGGGTTGAGCTGGAAGCAGTGGGCCCACCGCGTCGAGCACTACCTCAAGCACGTCGACGCGCTGCTGTGGCCGGACCTGGTCCTGCTCGGCGGCGGCGTCAGCAAGGTGGCCGACAAGTGGCTGCCATACATCGACGTACGGCCACCGGTGAAGCCCGCGAGCCTGCGCAACGAGGCGGGTATCGTGGGGGCCGCGATGGCCACCGCGGACCCGGTGGCCGGCAGGTAG
- a CDS encoding inositol monophosphatase family protein encodes MADAGSTEDDAEGTEDPAGLLAVAVRVAAGAAELVAAHRAEARDHVSTKSSPTDVVTAIDKASETYVIEQLKAARPGDAVLGEEGGEHAGSSRVRWVVDPVDGTVNLLYGLPSYAISLAAEVDGVAVAGVVQSVPTGEVWTATRGGGAFLDGKPIHGSGQPELSQTLVGTGFGYAAERRRWQAEILVEILPAVRDIRRIGAAAIDLCYCADGRLDAHYEIGLNHWDFAAAGLIATEAGLLVTGLDGAPPSPDLVIAAAPAVHQELHDRLAAALRRVPREN; translated from the coding sequence ATGGCTGATGCGGGAAGTACCGAGGATGACGCGGAAGGCACCGAAGATCCGGCCGGGCTGCTGGCGGTGGCCGTACGCGTCGCGGCCGGTGCGGCCGAGCTGGTGGCCGCGCATCGCGCCGAGGCGCGCGACCACGTGTCGACGAAGTCGTCGCCGACCGACGTGGTCACGGCGATCGACAAGGCCAGCGAGACGTACGTGATCGAGCAGCTGAAAGCGGCGCGTCCCGGCGACGCGGTGCTGGGGGAGGAAGGCGGCGAGCACGCCGGCAGCAGCCGCGTACGGTGGGTCGTCGACCCGGTCGACGGCACCGTCAACCTGCTCTATGGCCTCCCGTCGTACGCGATCAGCCTGGCCGCCGAGGTCGACGGCGTCGCGGTGGCCGGCGTGGTGCAGAGCGTACCGACCGGCGAGGTGTGGACGGCCACCCGCGGCGGCGGCGCTTTTCTTGACGGCAAACCGATTCACGGCTCCGGCCAGCCGGAGCTGTCGCAGACCCTGGTCGGCACCGGCTTCGGCTATGCCGCCGAGCGGCGCCGCTGGCAGGCCGAGATCCTGGTCGAGATTCTGCCGGCCGTACGCGACATCCGGCGGATCGGCGCCGCCGCGATCGACCTCTGCTATTGCGCCGACGGACGGCTCGACGCGCACTACGAAATTGGCCTCAATCATTGGGATTTCGCCGCTGCGGGGTTGATCGCGACCGAGGCGGGGCTGCTGGTGACCGGGTTGGACGGCGCGCCACCGAGCCCGGACCTGGTGATCGCCGCCGCGCCGGCCGTGCACCAGGAGCTGCACGACCGGCTCGCCGCCGCATTACGGCGCGTACCAAGGGAAAACTGA
- a CDS encoding LytR C-terminal domain-containing protein, whose amino-acid sequence MSIARARALIIVGAMLVFALAFAGWAIATKGGTLAEAQCRAASAPKDLPKPADVAVNVLNATDRDGLAGAVGKQLTSRGFQVKNIGTASDGVPVNGVGQVRFGPSGFGAAQVLQSQIIGLDPVMDQRQDSTVDVVLGAGYTRMATATEVAAAAKRLADNPPTLSCSDKKASGAVGP is encoded by the coding sequence ATGAGCATCGCCAGAGCGCGAGCGCTCATCATCGTCGGCGCGATGCTGGTCTTCGCGTTGGCCTTCGCCGGCTGGGCGATCGCGACCAAGGGCGGCACGCTGGCCGAGGCCCAGTGCCGCGCCGCCTCCGCGCCGAAAGACCTGCCCAAGCCGGCCGATGTCGCGGTGAACGTCCTGAACGCCACCGACCGCGACGGCCTGGCCGGCGCGGTCGGCAAACAGCTGACCAGCCGCGGGTTCCAGGTGAAGAACATCGGCACCGCCAGCGACGGTGTCCCGGTCAACGGGGTCGGCCAGGTCCGGTTCGGCCCGTCCGGCTTCGGCGCCGCGCAGGTGCTGCAGTCGCAGATCATCGGGCTCGACCCGGTGATGGACCAGCGGCAGGACTCGACGGTCGACGTCGTCCTCGGCGCCGGCTACACCCGGATGGCCACCGCCACCGAGGTCGCCGCGGCGGCGAAGCGGCTGGCCGACAACCCGCCGACGCTGTCGTGCTCGGACAAGAAGGCCAGCGGGGCCGTCGGCCCGTAG
- a CDS encoding phosphotransferase family protein: MASSREEQSTGADPSVVGPYLAKVLDEPAWAGSSVELITGGKSNLTYRVSSPAGAVVLRRPPLGNVLPTAHDMVREHTVIAALAGTPVPVPPALHLCTDTDVLGAPFYVMGFVEGPIARDGFPPGYADRPEDRKAVADGLIDTLVALHAVEPAEVGLADFGRPEGYLTRQVSRWMRQWAATREAVESTGAASRLDRLAELLADTAPAAPTGPIVHGDYRLDNTVLDPAGPGRIAAVLDWEMSTRGDPLADLGLLLVYWVQAGDDSDRTGVLPIAAVSSLPGFPTRREVAEQYAAKSGRDLSRLPWYVSFGAFKLAVVVAGIVARHRAGAMLGDGFDNMESRLGPLVDLAYRAHSGQDE; this comes from the coding sequence GTGGCGTCCTCCCGCGAAGAGCAGTCGACCGGCGCGGACCCGTCGGTGGTCGGGCCGTATCTGGCGAAGGTCCTGGACGAGCCCGCGTGGGCCGGCTCGTCGGTCGAGCTGATCACCGGCGGCAAGTCCAACCTGACCTACCGGGTCAGCAGCCCGGCCGGCGCCGTCGTCCTGCGTCGGCCGCCGCTGGGGAACGTGCTGCCGACCGCGCACGACATGGTGCGCGAGCACACCGTGATCGCCGCTCTGGCCGGTACGCCCGTGCCGGTGCCGCCGGCGCTGCACCTGTGCACCGACACGGACGTGCTCGGCGCTCCGTTCTACGTGATGGGTTTCGTCGAGGGCCCGATCGCGCGCGACGGCTTTCCGCCTGGGTACGCCGACCGGCCGGAGGACCGTAAGGCGGTCGCGGACGGCCTGATCGACACGCTGGTCGCATTGCACGCGGTCGAGCCGGCCGAGGTCGGGTTGGCGGACTTCGGCCGGCCGGAGGGTTATCTGACCCGGCAGGTGTCGCGGTGGATGCGGCAGTGGGCCGCGACCCGCGAGGCGGTCGAGTCGACCGGTGCGGCCAGCCGGCTGGACCGGCTCGCCGAGCTGCTCGCCGACACCGCGCCGGCGGCGCCGACCGGGCCGATCGTGCACGGCGACTACCGCCTCGACAACACCGTGCTCGACCCCGCCGGGCCCGGCCGGATCGCGGCCGTACTGGACTGGGAGATGTCGACCCGCGGCGACCCGCTGGCCGACCTCGGCCTGCTGCTCGTCTACTGGGTCCAGGCCGGCGACGACAGCGACCGCACCGGCGTACTGCCGATCGCCGCGGTCAGCAGCCTGCCGGGGTTTCCGACCCGCCGCGAGGTGGCCGAGCAGTACGCCGCCAAATCCGGGCGCGACCTGAGCCGGCTGCCGTGGTACGTCTCCTTCGGCGCTTTCAAGCTCGCCGTGGTCGTGGCTGGCATCGTTGCCAGGCACCGTGCCGGCGCGATGCTCGGCGACGGCTTCGACAACATGGAGTCCCGGCTCGGACCGCTGGTCGATCTCGCCTATCGCGCGCATTCCGGCCAAGATGAGTGA
- a CDS encoding DUF4193 domain-containing protein, with protein MATDYDAPRRTDDSGLGEDSLEELKARRTEAQSGQVDQDEADVAEAFELPGADLSGEELTLKVQPMQNDEFRCSSCFLVHHRSQLAEERNGQPICKECAA; from the coding sequence ATGGCAACCGACTACGACGCGCCGCGTCGTACCGACGACTCCGGACTCGGAGAGGACAGCCTGGAGGAGCTGAAGGCTCGTCGCACCGAGGCCCAGTCGGGGCAGGTGGACCAGGACGAGGCGGACGTCGCTGAGGCGTTCGAGCTGCCGGGTGCCGACCTGTCCGGCGAGGAGCTGACCCTCAAGGTCCAGCCGATGCAGAACGACGAGTTCCGCTGTTCGAGCTGCTTCCTGGTGCACCACCGCAGCCAGCTGGCCGAGGAGCGCAACGGCCAGCCGATCTGCAAGGAGTGTGCGGCCTAA
- the dut gene encoding dUTP diphosphatase: MTVEVQLRMLDPDLPAPAYAHPGDAGADVVAAVDVDLAPGQRSLVPTGVSIALPEGYAAFMHPRSGLAHRLGITILNAPGTVDAGYRGEIKVNLVNHGTEAVHITRGDRIAQIVVQRVERAVFTPVTELPASVRGEGGYGSTGGHDRLDAANALAASGGE, from the coding sequence ATGACTGTGGAAGTCCAGCTGCGGATGCTCGACCCCGACCTGCCAGCGCCGGCGTACGCCCATCCGGGTGACGCCGGCGCTGACGTGGTCGCCGCCGTCGACGTCGACCTGGCGCCCGGACAGCGGTCGTTGGTGCCGACCGGGGTGTCCATCGCGCTGCCGGAGGGGTACGCCGCGTTCATGCACCCCAGGTCCGGCCTGGCGCACCGCCTCGGCATCACCATCTTGAACGCGCCGGGTACGGTCGATGCCGGCTACCGTGGGGAGATAAAAGTCAATCTCGTGAACCACGGCACCGAAGCCGTGCACATCACCCGTGGCGACCGGATCGCGCAGATCGTGGTCCAGCGGGTCGAGCGCGCGGTCTTCACCCCGGTCACCGAGCTGCCCGCCTCGGTGCGCGGGGAAGGCGGATACGGATCGACCGGCGGGCATGACCGGCTCGACGCGGCAAACGCGCTCGCGGCCTCGGGAGGGGAGTAG
- a CDS encoding DUF3710 domain-containing protein: protein MFRRRKQRQAEKEAEFADLSLSADNREGVDDIEAWIAEGPGGDHDGDLTGGAGDERPEPKPAGRRRRHRADDEDDEAAVATPVPTPAPAPTPAPAPTPAPASRRAGGPWDEKDAPGDDGVNRIDLGAMQVPTPPEVELRLEADPNGQIVTVALFHGVSTLNLGVFAAPRSEGIWDEVREDLRNGIQNDGGRVEEVDGDYGIELYAQVPTPDGLQPLRFVGVDGPRWFVRAVFSGHAAIDPEQTGPLGEVLDNLVVVRGNQPMPVRDPLPLQLPAEVAEQAAAAQQEAEDDSGRHRHLDPPQRGPEITEIR, encoded by the coding sequence GTGTTCCGACGCCGCAAGCAGAGGCAGGCCGAGAAGGAAGCGGAGTTCGCCGACCTCTCGCTCAGCGCAGACAACCGGGAAGGCGTCGACGACATCGAGGCCTGGATCGCGGAGGGTCCAGGCGGCGACCACGACGGTGACCTGACCGGCGGCGCCGGTGACGAGCGGCCGGAGCCGAAACCGGCCGGACGCCGCCGCCGGCACCGCGCCGACGACGAGGACGACGAGGCGGCCGTCGCGACCCCGGTTCCGACCCCGGCGCCGGCTCCGACCCCGGCACCGGCTCCGACCCCGGCACCGGCGAGCAGGCGCGCCGGTGGGCCGTGGGACGAGAAGGACGCGCCCGGCGACGACGGCGTCAACCGCATCGACCTCGGCGCCATGCAGGTGCCGACGCCGCCGGAGGTCGAGCTCCGGCTGGAGGCCGACCCCAACGGCCAGATCGTCACGGTCGCGCTGTTCCACGGCGTCAGCACCCTCAACCTCGGCGTGTTCGCCGCGCCGCGCAGCGAAGGCATCTGGGACGAGGTGCGCGAGGACCTGCGCAACGGCATCCAGAACGACGGCGGCCGGGTCGAGGAGGTCGACGGCGACTACGGCATCGAGCTGTACGCGCAGGTGCCGACCCCCGACGGCCTGCAGCCGCTGCGGTTCGTCGGCGTCGACGGTCCGCGCTGGTTCGTCCGCGCGGTGTTCTCCGGCCACGCCGCCATCGATCCGGAGCAGACCGGTCCGCTCGGCGAGGTGCTCGACAACCTGGTGGTCGTACGCGGCAACCAGCCGATGCCGGTGCGCGACCCGTTGCCGCTGCAGCTGCCGGCCGAGGTGGCCGAGCAGGCCGCCGCCGCGCAGCAGGAGGCCGAGGACGACAGCGGCCGGCACCGCCACCTCGACCCGCCGCAGCGCGGTCCGGAGATCACCGAGATCCGCTGA